One window from the genome of Pedococcus badiiscoriae encodes:
- the lepB gene encoding signal peptidase I gives MNPGPESPQQDPPAAPAEADAADGSERPRGGPSWLLLAGVSLLVMVLVRGFLVQSFYVPSGSMEPTIQPGDRILVNKLVSGSDLRRGDIVVFDGTTSFAAADRSPHQDNGLIGRTLSGAASFVGINLGEQDFVKRVIGLPGDHVVCCDAHGRLTVNGTPLSEPYLLSGDKPSELTFDVTVPAGRLWVMGDHRSDSADSRSHLGDPGGGTVRLTDVIGRASVRYWPLTRMGGFTTPRALAGIPRASTP, from the coding sequence ATGAACCCCGGACCGGAATCACCCCAGCAGGACCCGCCCGCCGCCCCAGCCGAGGCTGATGCAGCGGACGGGTCGGAACGCCCCCGCGGCGGCCCTTCGTGGCTGCTGCTGGCGGGCGTTTCCCTGCTGGTCATGGTGCTGGTCCGGGGTTTCCTCGTGCAGTCGTTCTACGTCCCGTCGGGATCGATGGAGCCGACGATCCAGCCGGGCGACCGGATCCTGGTCAACAAGCTGGTCTCGGGCAGCGACCTGCGCCGGGGGGACATCGTCGTCTTCGACGGCACCACGAGCTTTGCGGCGGCCGACCGGTCGCCACACCAGGACAACGGCCTGATCGGCCGCACGCTGTCCGGCGCTGCCTCCTTCGTGGGGATCAACCTGGGGGAGCAGGACTTCGTCAAGCGCGTCATCGGCCTGCCCGGCGACCACGTCGTCTGCTGTGACGCCCACGGCCGGCTCACCGTCAACGGCACCCCGCTGAGCGAGCCGTACCTCCTGTCGGGGGACAAGCCGAGCGAGCTCACCTTCGACGTCACCGTCCCTGCCGGCCGGTTGTGGGTGATGGGTGACCACCGCAGCGACAGCGCGGACTCTCGTTCGCACCTCGGCGACCCCGGCGGCGGCACGGTGCGGCTGACCGACGTGATCGGTCGCGCGAGCGTGAGGTACTGGCCGCTGACGCGGATGGGTGGCTTCACCACCCCCCGGGCGTTGGCCGGCATACCGCGGGCGAGCACGCCGTGA
- a CDS encoding YifB family Mg chelatase-like AAA ATPase — protein sequence MTFGRTRSVTLEGLDGAVVEVEAHLSGGLPAFMLGGLPDTACAQAPNRVKAAAASIGRPLAQERLTVNLSPASIPKNGSGFDLPIAVAVVAALGMVPPLRVRDVVHLGELGLDASVRPVRGVLPAVLSAARAGCQDVVVPLANAAEARLVPGIRGHAVSHLADLIAAYSGSSQTLGLGVPDSATTPAGDRPDPPDLADVVGQAEARTALELAAAGGHHLFLLGPPGSGKTMLAERLVSILPRLTREQSIDVLAVRSLLGVTAAELDVEGVPPFVAPHHSATQAAIIGGGSRAVRPGAISQAHHGVLFLDEAPEFKTQALQSLRQPLESGHVVVSRARATVRFPARFQLVMAANPCPCGLGFGKGVGCACTPLAKRGYIGRLSGPLLDRVDLQVQVPAVTRSSLAGVAGESSAVVAARVRQARDAQGRRWRSTPWRVNSEIPGAQLRRGRWRLPPSATIDIDRALDRGQLTLRGYDRVLRVGWTLADLGGRDSPVRDDLGTALSLRNQGPVPA from the coding sequence ATGACGTTCGGTCGGACCCGGTCTGTGACGCTGGAGGGGCTGGACGGGGCTGTGGTGGAGGTCGAGGCGCACCTGTCGGGAGGCCTGCCCGCCTTCATGCTGGGCGGGTTGCCCGACACCGCCTGTGCGCAGGCGCCCAACCGGGTGAAGGCCGCTGCGGCGAGCATCGGCAGGCCGCTGGCCCAGGAGCGCCTCACGGTCAACCTGTCGCCGGCCTCGATCCCCAAGAACGGCAGTGGGTTCGACCTGCCTATCGCCGTCGCCGTGGTGGCCGCGCTGGGGATGGTGCCGCCGCTGCGGGTGCGCGACGTCGTGCACCTCGGTGAGCTGGGGCTCGACGCCTCGGTCCGTCCGGTTCGTGGCGTGCTGCCGGCGGTGCTGTCCGCAGCGCGAGCGGGATGTCAGGACGTGGTGGTCCCGCTCGCGAACGCGGCCGAGGCACGCCTGGTCCCCGGCATCCGCGGGCATGCCGTCAGCCACCTGGCCGACCTCATCGCGGCGTACTCCGGGAGCTCGCAGACGCTGGGTCTGGGCGTCCCCGACTCGGCGACCACGCCAGCCGGAGACCGGCCCGATCCACCCGATCTCGCCGATGTCGTCGGCCAGGCCGAGGCCAGGACCGCGCTGGAGCTGGCCGCGGCCGGGGGCCACCACCTGTTCCTGCTCGGGCCGCCGGGCTCGGGCAAGACCATGCTCGCTGAACGCCTGGTCTCCATCCTGCCGCGGCTCACCCGGGAGCAGTCGATCGACGTGCTCGCGGTTCGTTCGCTCCTCGGGGTGACTGCCGCCGAGCTCGACGTCGAGGGAGTGCCACCGTTCGTCGCCCCGCACCACAGCGCCACCCAGGCAGCCATCATCGGGGGCGGCAGCCGTGCCGTGCGCCCCGGTGCGATCTCGCAGGCGCACCACGGGGTCCTGTTCCTCGACGAGGCGCCCGAGTTCAAGACCCAGGCGCTCCAGTCCCTGCGCCAGCCGCTCGAGTCGGGCCACGTCGTCGTCTCGAGGGCCAGGGCCACGGTGCGGTTCCCGGCGCGCTTCCAGCTGGTCATGGCCGCGAATCCCTGCCCCTGTGGGCTCGGCTTCGGCAAGGGAGTCGGCTGTGCCTGCACGCCCCTCGCCAAACGGGGGTACATCGGCCGGCTGTCCGGACCCCTGCTCGACCGGGTCGACCTGCAGGTGCAGGTGCCCGCTGTGACGCGGTCATCCCTGGCGGGCGTGGCGGGAGAGAGCAGCGCCGTCGTGGCTGCGCGCGTCCGACAGGCTCGCGACGCGCAGGGCCGGCGCTGGCGCTCGACGCCGTGGCGGGTCAACAGCGAGATCCCCGGGGCCCAGCTGCGCCGGGGTCGGTGGCGTCTGCCCCCGTCGGCGACCATCGACATCGACCGCGCGCTCGACCGCGGCCAGCTGACCCTGCGCGGCTACGACCGGGTGCTGCGGGTCGGGTGGACGCTGGCCGACCTGGGTGGGCGCGACTCGCCCGTGCGTGACGACCTCGGCACCGCGCTGTCCCTGCGCAACCAGGGTCCGGTGCCGGCATGA
- a CDS encoding ABC transporter permease, translating to MSIAPGWPVGIALALLLVLTLAAHRVAGYGLERPVLVAAVRAVAQLGVAALLIAAVVGSLPLSVALILVMFAMGVLTTTRRVEAPRAWRWAALAMAAGVLPVVAIVLATRTIPPRGIALIPVVGIIVGNAMTAHTLVGRRAFAALREEHSQYEACLSLGLLPRQAILEIVHRRAPEALLPGLDQVKTTGVVTLPGAFIGVMLGGGTPVQAATAQVLVLFGIMAAQTVTVLVAERLVASRLLVPKDLATSLVD from the coding sequence GTGAGCATCGCCCCCGGCTGGCCCGTCGGTATCGCCCTGGCGCTCCTGCTGGTCCTCACCCTGGCCGCCCACCGCGTGGCGGGTTACGGCCTCGAACGCCCTGTCCTCGTCGCTGCCGTGCGGGCGGTCGCCCAGCTCGGCGTCGCGGCCCTGCTCATCGCCGCGGTCGTGGGCAGCCTCCCGCTGTCGGTCGCGCTGATCCTGGTCATGTTCGCCATGGGCGTCCTGACCACGACCCGGCGGGTCGAGGCGCCGCGCGCCTGGCGGTGGGCGGCGCTGGCCATGGCCGCCGGAGTCCTGCCGGTGGTCGCCATCGTCCTCGCCACGCGAACCATCCCGCCTCGGGGGATCGCGCTGATCCCGGTCGTCGGCATCATCGTCGGCAACGCGATGACCGCGCACACCCTCGTCGGGCGCCGCGCCTTCGCAGCCCTGCGCGAGGAGCACAGCCAGTACGAAGCATGCCTGTCGCTCGGCCTGCTCCCCCGCCAGGCCATCCTCGAGATCGTCCACCGCCGTGCGCCCGAGGCCCTGCTGCCGGGACTGGACCAGGTGAAGACGACCGGCGTCGTGACGCTGCCCGGGGCGTTCATCGGCGTGATGCTCGGCGGCGGCACACCGGTGCAGGCCGCCACCGCGCAGGTGCTCGTGCTGTTCGGGATCATGGCTGCGCAGACGGTGACCGTCCTGGTCGCGGAGCGACTCGTCGCCAGCCGGCTGCTGGTCCCGAAGGACCTCGCCACTTCCCTCGTGGACTGA
- the trmD gene encoding tRNA (guanosine(37)-N1)-methyltransferase TrmD, producing the protein MIIDVVSIFPEYLAPLDLSLIGKARRDGLIDLRVHDLREFAHDRHRSVDDTPYGGGAGMVMKPQPWAEALDHLVASAPDERRPRLVVPGPGGVPFTQALARELAQEPWLAFACGRYEGIDERVYEHAEHDLGLEVSVISLGDYVLNGGEVAVLAMVEAVARLVPGVIGNAESLVEESHEDGLLEYPVYTKPASWESAPGVTREVPPVLLSGDHGAIAAWRHQQRLERTAARRPDLLHASQAVRGTAGAAGTAGTGGTDGLAGLDVALATSADAPELMTLGRACWLSEARANDSLTIPPLVETLAQVVDGITQWDTWTIRAAGRLIGSVRARRAPDDPTQWQVGRLMVAPDLQGRGLGRALLAFAEAQAPTDATAYWLNTGVRSDRNLRIYRKAGYRVQPGEGAFPGTVDLVKPRR; encoded by the coding sequence GTGATCATCGACGTCGTCTCCATCTTCCCGGAGTACCTGGCCCCGCTCGACCTGTCGCTCATCGGCAAGGCGCGTCGCGACGGCCTAATCGACCTGAGGGTGCACGACCTGCGCGAGTTCGCGCACGACCGGCACCGCAGCGTCGACGACACGCCCTACGGCGGTGGCGCAGGCATGGTGATGAAGCCGCAACCGTGGGCCGAGGCACTGGACCACCTGGTCGCCTCCGCCCCGGATGAGCGCCGCCCGCGCCTGGTCGTCCCCGGTCCGGGAGGTGTGCCGTTCACTCAGGCGCTGGCCCGCGAGCTCGCCCAGGAGCCGTGGCTGGCGTTCGCCTGTGGTCGGTACGAGGGCATCGACGAACGCGTCTACGAGCATGCCGAGCACGACCTGGGCCTCGAGGTGTCGGTGATCTCGCTCGGCGACTACGTCCTGAACGGGGGAGAGGTCGCCGTGCTGGCCATGGTCGAGGCGGTGGCTCGGCTGGTGCCTGGCGTCATCGGGAACGCCGAGTCGCTGGTCGAGGAGTCCCACGAGGACGGGCTGCTCGAGTACCCGGTGTACACCAAACCCGCCTCCTGGGAGTCCGCTCCCGGTGTCACCCGCGAGGTCCCGCCGGTGCTGCTGTCCGGTGACCACGGCGCGATCGCCGCGTGGCGACACCAGCAGCGACTGGAGCGGACCGCGGCCCGGCGCCCGGACCTGCTGCACGCGTCCCAAGCGGTGCGCGGGACCGCCGGAGCCGCCGGCACGGCCGGGACGGGCGGCACGGACGGGCTGGCCGGGCTGGACGTCGCCCTCGCGACCTCGGCCGACGCCCCAGAGCTCATGACCCTCGGTCGCGCCTGCTGGCTGAGCGAGGCACGGGCCAACGACTCGCTCACCATCCCGCCGCTCGTCGAGACCCTGGCCCAGGTGGTGGACGGCATCACGCAGTGGGACACCTGGACCATCCGTGCGGCCGGACGCCTCATCGGGTCGGTGCGGGCTCGACGCGCCCCGGACGACCCCACCCAGTGGCAGGTCGGCCGGCTGATGGTCGCTCCCGACCTGCAGGGGCGCGGACTCGGTCGGGCCCTGCTGGCCTTCGCGGAGGCGCAGGCGCCGACGGACGCGACGGCATACTGGCTCAACACGGGGGTCCGCAGCGACCGCAACCTGCGCATCTACCGCAAGGCCGGCTACCGCGTGCAGCCCGGCGAGGGTGCCTTTCCCGGCACCGTCGACCTGGTCAAGCCGCGTCGCTGA
- a CDS encoding ribonuclease HII: MAQAPLRRSRKPNLRMERQLQRDGHRILAGMDEVGRGALAGPVSVGVVLIDETCRSAPAGVKDSKLLTPAARVAMVPRIRRWALTYAVGHASPQEIDEIGIIAALRLAGCRALAAVEVVPDLVILDGNHDWLTSPDEVGLLAFASDSAPVTPPVTTMIKADLKCSSVAAASVLAKVERDALMVAAAPDHPAYGWDENKGYAAPEHMAALEAFGATDLHRRSWRLPGVSGDDGTGLGDRAGQGAQGAPDVTQVEMSAR, encoded by the coding sequence ATGGCCCAGGCGCCCCTGCGACGCAGCCGCAAACCCAACCTGCGCATGGAACGCCAGCTCCAGCGTGACGGGCACCGCATCCTGGCGGGGATGGACGAGGTGGGCCGTGGCGCCCTCGCCGGTCCGGTGAGCGTCGGCGTCGTCCTCATCGACGAGACCTGCCGCAGCGCGCCGGCCGGGGTGAAGGACTCCAAGCTGCTCACGCCCGCGGCGCGGGTCGCCATGGTGCCGCGGATCAGGCGGTGGGCCCTCACGTACGCCGTGGGCCACGCGTCCCCGCAGGAGATCGACGAGATCGGGATCATCGCCGCGCTCCGGCTCGCGGGGTGCCGTGCGCTCGCTGCGGTGGAGGTGGTGCCCGACCTGGTCATCCTCGACGGCAACCACGACTGGCTCACCTCGCCCGACGAGGTGGGGCTGCTCGCCTTCGCCTCGGACTCCGCACCAGTGACCCCGCCGGTCACCACGATGATCAAGGCCGACCTGAAGTGTTCGTCAGTGGCCGCCGCATCGGTCTTGGCGAAGGTGGAGCGCGACGCCCTGATGGTGGCGGCCGCGCCCGACCACCCCGCCTACGGGTGGGACGAGAACAAGGGGTATGCCGCGCCGGAGCACATGGCGGCGCTGGAGGCTTTCGGTGCGACCGACCTGCACCGCAGGTCGTGGCGGCTCCCCGGGGTGTCGGGAGATGATGGGACGGGCCTCGGCGATCGGGCAGGGCAGGGTGCGCAGGGAGCACCGGACGTGACGCAGGTGGAGATGAGTGCGCGATGA
- a CDS encoding RNA-binding protein, producing MLEEALEHLVKGIVDHKDEVAVRRKELRRGEVLEVRVHPEDLGRVIGRSGRTASALRTVMGALAGGQNVRVDIVDTDRVR from the coding sequence GTGCTGGAAGAGGCGCTCGAGCACCTCGTCAAGGGCATCGTCGACCACAAGGACGAGGTGGCCGTGCGACGCAAGGAGCTCCGCCGTGGTGAGGTGCTCGAGGTCCGGGTCCACCCCGAGGACCTCGGGCGCGTGATCGGTCGCTCCGGTCGCACCGCGAGCGCCCTGCGCACCGTCATGGGTGCGCTGGCCGGCGGCCAGAACGTCCGGGTCGACATCGTCGACACCGACCGGGTGCGCTGA
- the lepB gene encoding signal peptidase I, protein MSRDGRDGDTGWVGYDKPSEPPAVAQAPHTPDTAGTPMAPDLDPNPQEQRVATTDPAWLRDDTAQGAAASGETASDTASHTASERTSETAAAPAGATGSASPKNRHADEEPVGGLAVLGAALKEFVIVVGMALVLSFVVKTWLLQAFYIPSGSMENTLVLNDRVIVSKLTPRPIDLKRGDIIVFADPGHWLDATTPVKRGPLGTVVSDALTFVGLLPDNSENHLIKRVIGLPGDHVVCCDEGGRITINGTAIKEPYLKPGDAASEQNFDITVPSGKVWVMGDHRSNSADSRAHDAPANDGSQGSVDESLIVGRAVALVWPLDHLTWLSNPTSTFATVPAPAAAGSTRTPAKPSGGPTTGGSGGGEIGGTDAPTGGG, encoded by the coding sequence GTGAGCCGGGACGGACGCGACGGCGACACGGGGTGGGTGGGCTACGACAAGCCGTCCGAGCCCCCCGCGGTCGCCCAGGCCCCGCACACCCCCGACACCGCAGGGACCCCCATGGCCCCCGACCTCGACCCGAACCCCCAGGAGCAGCGCGTGGCGACCACAGACCCGGCCTGGCTGCGCGACGACACGGCGCAAGGCGCTGCAGCGTCGGGCGAGACCGCTTCCGACACCGCTTCCCACACCGCGTCCGAGCGCACTTCCGAGACGGCGGCTGCGCCGGCCGGGGCAACGGGGAGCGCGTCACCGAAGAACCGGCATGCCGACGAGGAGCCCGTGGGCGGTCTGGCGGTGCTCGGTGCTGCGCTGAAGGAGTTCGTCATCGTCGTCGGGATGGCGCTGGTGCTGTCCTTCGTGGTCAAGACATGGCTGCTGCAGGCGTTCTACATCCCGTCAGGGTCCATGGAGAACACCCTCGTCCTCAACGACCGTGTCATCGTCAGCAAGCTGACCCCGCGGCCGATCGACCTCAAACGCGGCGACATCATCGTCTTCGCGGACCCCGGTCACTGGCTCGACGCGACCACGCCGGTCAAGCGTGGGCCGCTGGGGACGGTCGTCAGCGACGCCCTCACCTTCGTCGGCCTGCTGCCCGACAACTCCGAGAACCACCTCATCAAGCGGGTCATCGGTCTGCCCGGCGACCACGTGGTGTGCTGCGACGAGGGTGGCCGGATCACCATCAACGGCACCGCGATCAAGGAGCCCTACCTCAAGCCGGGCGACGCGGCGAGTGAGCAGAACTTCGACATCACCGTGCCGAGCGGAAAGGTGTGGGTGATGGGCGACCACCGCTCCAACTCGGCCGACTCGCGCGCCCACGACGCTCCCGCCAACGACGGCAGCCAGGGCTCGGTCGACGAGAGCCTCATCGTGGGCCGTGCCGTGGCACTGGTCTGGCCGCTGGACCACCTGACCTGGCTGTCCAACCCCACGAGCACGTTCGCCACGGTGCCGGCGCCCGCGGCCGCAGGGAGCACGCGCACGCCGGCCAAGCCCTCGGGCGGCCCGACGACGGGCGGTTCGGGTGGCGGCGAGATCGGCGGCACCGACGCCCCCACCGGAGGGGGCTGA
- the dprA gene encoding DNA-processing protein DprA, which yields MTAPSTRRGERAARVAWARLVEPGDPDVAARIAAVGAEEALRAAGSDPVVGARMAGRLPWLDVDRDFEIAQRLGARIVVPGDDEWPKGFDDLAAPPLCLWLRGPADLAASSVRSVSIVGARAATGYGVHVAKELAAGVSEREFAVVSGAAYGIDGAAHEGALAVDGVTIAVVAGGIDRPYPSGHAGLLDRIRATGLVVSEVPPGSAPTKWRFLSRNRLIATLTQGTVVVEAGLRSGSRNTARLAGDHLRMVCAVPGPVTSAVSAGCHELIRDGATLVTDAAEVAEAVGPMGELAPRKQGPSRREDALAPSHQTVLAALPTRKAVTLEELARRCGLAPQEISSALGILDVAGLALREEGRWRKPAVTR from the coding sequence ATGACGGCCCCCTCGACCCGGCGCGGCGAGCGTGCCGCGCGAGTGGCCTGGGCGCGCCTGGTCGAGCCGGGCGACCCCGACGTGGCGGCCAGGATCGCGGCCGTCGGCGCGGAGGAGGCGCTGCGCGCCGCGGGGTCCGACCCGGTCGTCGGCGCGAGGATGGCCGGGCGTCTGCCCTGGCTCGACGTCGACCGGGACTTCGAGATCGCCCAGAGGTTGGGGGCGCGCATCGTCGTCCCGGGCGATGACGAGTGGCCGAAGGGCTTCGACGACCTCGCGGCGCCGCCGCTCTGCCTCTGGCTGCGGGGACCTGCCGACCTGGCTGCGTCGTCAGTGCGCAGCGTCTCGATCGTCGGCGCTCGCGCGGCCACCGGCTATGGCGTCCACGTGGCCAAAGAGCTTGCCGCCGGCGTGTCCGAGCGCGAGTTCGCCGTCGTGTCCGGTGCTGCCTATGGGATCGATGGTGCCGCACATGAGGGAGCCCTCGCCGTCGACGGAGTGACCATCGCTGTCGTGGCCGGTGGGATCGACCGGCCCTACCCCAGCGGTCATGCCGGCCTCCTCGACCGCATCCGGGCGACCGGTCTGGTCGTCAGCGAGGTGCCGCCGGGATCGGCTCCCACGAAGTGGCGGTTCCTCAGCCGCAACCGGCTCATCGCCACCCTCACCCAGGGGACGGTCGTGGTCGAGGCCGGGCTGCGCAGTGGGTCGCGGAACACGGCACGGCTGGCGGGGGACCACCTCAGGATGGTCTGTGCTGTTCCAGGCCCTGTCACCTCGGCCGTCTCCGCGGGCTGTCACGAGCTGATCCGCGACGGCGCCACCCTGGTGACCGACGCTGCCGAGGTCGCCGAGGCAGTCGGCCCGATGGGCGAGCTGGCTCCTCGCAAGCAGGGGCCCTCCCGTCGTGAGGACGCCCTTGCGCCCAGCCACCAGACCGTCCTGGCCGCGCTCCCGACACGCAAGGCCGTCACCCTGGAGGAGCTGGCCCGCCGGTGCGGCCTCGCGCCCCAGGAGATCAGCAGCGCCCTGGGGATCCTCGACGTCGCCGGTCTCGCGCTGCGCGAGGAAGGTCGCTGGCGCAAACCAGCAGTGACGCGCTGA
- a CDS encoding YraN family protein → MADQTDPRRALGEYGERLAERYLGERGLAVIDRNWRCARGEIDLVARDGDCLVFCEVKTRRTERFGAPVEAVDRRKVVRLRRLATAWLQAHDEHPGRIRIDVIGIVRPVAGPARVRHLVGVGA, encoded by the coding sequence ATGGCAGACCAGACAGATCCCCGGCGTGCGCTGGGGGAGTACGGCGAGCGACTGGCCGAGCGCTATCTGGGCGAGCGGGGGCTCGCGGTCATCGACCGCAACTGGCGCTGCGCCCGCGGCGAGATCGACCTCGTGGCCAGGGACGGCGACTGCCTCGTCTTCTGTGAGGTCAAGACCCGCCGCACCGAGCGGTTCGGCGCTCCGGTCGAGGCCGTGGACCGGCGCAAGGTCGTGCGACTGCGGCGGCTCGCGACCGCGTGGCTGCAGGCCCACGACGAGCACCCCGGACGGATCCGGATCGACGTCATCGGCATCGTGCGGCCGGTCGCGGGCCCGGCCAGGGTCCGGCACCTGGTCGGGGTCGGCGCATGA
- the rplS gene encoding 50S ribosomal protein L19, giving the protein MQRFDAIDKASLRDDIPAFRAGDTINVHVKVVEGTRSRVQVFKGVVIRRHGGGIGETFTVRKVSFGVGVERTFPLHTPIIDHIELVTRGDVRRAKLYYLRDLRGKAAKIKEKRETVPAK; this is encoded by the coding sequence ATGCAGCGTTTCGATGCGATCGACAAGGCATCCCTCCGCGACGACATCCCGGCCTTCCGCGCCGGCGACACGATCAACGTGCACGTCAAGGTCGTCGAGGGCACCCGCTCCCGCGTCCAGGTCTTCAAGGGCGTCGTGATCCGTCGCCACGGTGGGGGCATCGGCGAGACGTTCACCGTCCGCAAGGTCTCCTTCGGCGTCGGCGTGGAGCGCACCTTCCCGCTGCACACCCCGATCATCGACCACATCGAGCTCGTCACCCGTGGTGACGTCCGCCGCGCCAAGCTCTACTACCTGCGTGACCTGCGCGGCAAGGCTGCCAAGATCAAGGAGAAGCGCGAGACGGTCCCCGCCAAGTAG
- a CDS encoding M23 family metallopeptidase, producing the protein MGHRGVDLAGVAGQEVRAVEDGTVTHVGTIAGRGTVSVLHPSGIRSTYEPVVSIVAKGSVVTRGAVLGRLQGTGSHCAPAACLHLGAVRGDAYLDPMTFLRGGQRVRLLPLAPE; encoded by the coding sequence GTGGGACACCGGGGCGTGGATCTGGCGGGGGTGGCGGGGCAGGAGGTCCGCGCGGTCGAGGACGGCACCGTGACCCACGTGGGCACCATCGCAGGGCGCGGCACCGTCAGCGTCCTGCACCCGTCCGGGATCCGTTCCACCTACGAGCCCGTGGTGTCGATCGTGGCCAAGGGCTCCGTGGTCACGCGCGGCGCCGTCCTGGGCCGACTTCAGGGCACCGGGTCGCACTGCGCTCCGGCGGCGTGCCTGCACCTGGGGGCGGTCCGGGGCGACGCCTACCTCGACCCGATGACCTTCCTGCGCGGCGGCCAGCGGGTGCGGCTGCTGCCGCTGGCTCCTGAGTAG
- the rimM gene encoding ribosome maturation factor RimM (Essential for efficient processing of 16S rRNA), with the protein MPADSRLLVARIGKPHGLRGEVTVQTHTDDPEARYVPGATYETEAAPGSGVPRALTLRSARLHQKVWLLGFEEIPDRTGAESLRGTRLFLDSEVAAAVEEDDAWYEDELVGLAAVDPHGTVLGEVAGLRTGAAQDQLVLRLEGGAEALIPFVEAIVPEVDIAGGRVVIDAPPGLLELNAD; encoded by the coding sequence ATGCCTGCCGACTCCAGACTCCTCGTCGCCCGCATCGGCAAGCCGCACGGCCTGCGCGGTGAGGTGACGGTCCAGACCCACACCGACGACCCCGAGGCGAGGTATGTGCCCGGTGCGACGTACGAGACCGAGGCGGCGCCCGGCTCGGGGGTGCCGCGCGCGCTGACCCTGCGTTCGGCCCGCCTGCACCAGAAGGTCTGGCTGCTCGGGTTCGAGGAGATCCCTGACCGCACCGGTGCGGAGTCGCTGCGCGGCACCCGGTTGTTCCTGGACAGCGAGGTCGCCGCGGCCGTGGAGGAGGACGATGCCTGGTACGAGGACGAGCTCGTGGGCCTGGCCGCCGTCGACCCCCACGGCACTGTCCTGGGCGAGGTCGCCGGGCTGCGCACCGGCGCCGCTCAGGACCAGCTCGTGCTGCGGCTCGAGGGTGGCGCCGAGGCGCTGATCCCGTTCGTCGAGGCGATCGTGCCCGAGGTGGACATCGCCGGTGGCCGGGTCGTCATCGACGCGCCTCCCGGTCTGCTCGAGCTGAACGCCGACTGA
- a CDS encoding DUF2469 domain-containing protein: MSSEDLEKYESEMELQLYREYRDVVGLFSHVVETERRFYLCNSVDVKVRSDGGEVYFDVTMADAWVWDIYRPARFAKQVRVVTFKDVNVEELAKSDLELPKGQGF, translated from the coding sequence ATGAGTTCAGAGGATCTTGAGAAGTACGAGAGCGAGATGGAGCTCCAGCTCTATCGGGAGTACCGCGACGTGGTGGGGCTCTTCTCCCACGTGGTGGAGACCGAACGTCGCTTCTACCTGTGCAACTCCGTGGACGTGAAGGTGCGTTCCGACGGGGGCGAGGTCTACTTCGACGTCACCATGGCCGACGCCTGGGTGTGGGACATCTACCGGCCGGCGCGGTTCGCCAAGCAGGTCCGCGTCGTGACGTTCAAGGACGTCAACGTGGAGGAGCTGGCCAAGTCCGACCTTGAGCTGCCCAAGGGGCAGGGCTTCTAG
- a CDS encoding tyrosine recombinase XerC yields MSQSTAQTLAAFERHLRSERGRSEHTTRAYLGDLRGLVEYLALECGITELTEVGLRDLRGWLAAQAESGAARSTIARRSAAARTFLGWAARTGRIEQDPSLRLAAPKRAGHLPEVLRQSDATALMDIAAVASDDQDPMHLRDRAALELLYASGIRVGELTALDIDDVDLDRAVVRVMGKGGKERTVPFGGPAREALQAWLALGRPQVAVEGSGPALLLGRRGRRADPRQIRSAVHALLEHVPTAPDLGPHGLRHSAATHLLEGGADLRLVQELLGHASLATTQIYTHVSVDRLKQSYRQAHPRA; encoded by the coding sequence GTGAGTCAGTCCACGGCGCAGACGCTGGCCGCGTTCGAGCGCCATCTGCGCAGCGAGCGGGGCAGGTCGGAGCACACCACCCGGGCGTACCTCGGCGACCTGCGGGGCTTGGTGGAGTACCTGGCCCTCGAGTGCGGGATCACCGAGCTGACCGAGGTGGGGCTTCGTGACCTGCGGGGCTGGCTGGCCGCCCAGGCGGAGTCGGGCGCAGCTCGCTCCACCATCGCCCGGCGGTCTGCCGCCGCGCGAACCTTCCTCGGCTGGGCTGCCCGCACCGGGCGGATCGAGCAGGACCCCTCGCTGCGACTTGCCGCGCCCAAGCGCGCCGGTCACCTCCCCGAGGTGCTGCGGCAGTCCGATGCGACAGCGCTCATGGACATCGCGGCGGTGGCCAGCGACGACCAGGACCCGATGCACCTGCGGGACCGGGCAGCGCTGGAGCTGTTGTACGCGAGCGGGATCCGGGTCGGGGAGCTGACGGCCCTCGACATCGACGACGTCGATCTCGACAGGGCAGTCGTGCGCGTCATGGGCAAGGGCGGCAAGGAGCGCACCGTGCCCTTCGGGGGTCCCGCGCGCGAGGCCCTTCAGGCCTGGCTCGCGCTGGGGCGCCCCCAGGTCGCGGTGGAGGGCAGCGGACCGGCCCTGCTCCTCGGACGTCGGGGTCGACGCGCCGACCCGCGTCAGATCAGGTCCGCCGTGCACGCCCTCCTCGAGCATGTCCCCACGGCACCGGACCTCGGCCCGCACGGCCTGCGCCACAGTGCGGCCACCCACCTGCTCGAAGGAGGAGCGGACCTGCGGCTCGTCCAGGAGCTGCTCGGCCACGCGTCGCTGGCCACCACCCAGATCTATACCCACGTCTCCGTCGACCGGCTCAAGCAGTCGTACCGTCAGGCGCATCCGCGGGCCTGA